GTTTTCTCCGCCTCTGTTGAAGAAAACCACTCCTTCCAAAGATTAACCTTAAATCCAAGATTCTCCAATTCAAGTTTAAATTTCAAAACCTCTTCTTCCGAAGATCCCGAAACTCCATCGGTTCTTGCAGGAAAACCAAGAACAATTTCAAATTCTCCTAGCATTTGCTTTAGGTTAGCAAGTTCACCACCTAAAGCTTCCTTTTTAACGATCTTAAATGGAATAGAAATTTTACCATCTGGATCACTAATAGCTATACCTATTCTTTTACTTCCCCAATCTAAACCTACATACCTCATAAATAGGCCTCAATATTAGCTAAGATTTCTTTTAATTTATTTAAATTCTTGCCACCGGCTTGAGCGTATCCTGGCTTACCACCGCCTCCCCCTCCAATTAAAACTCCTATGTTCCTAACAATTTTAGAGGCATCCCAACCGAGTTCCACTAAATCTGGTGTAACCATAACTATTAAAATAGTCCTATCCTCATTCCCACTACCTAGAACAATTACACAGCTTTTAAATCGAGACTTAATCTCATCTCCAAGAATCCTAAGCTCAGAGACTTCTAAATCGTCAACAAAAGAGGAAAATACATTAACACCCTTTATTAATTTAGGAGAAATATTATCGATATAGAGTCTTCCTAATTCTATTCTCTTTTCTTTCAGAACCTTACTAAGCTCCTCTAATTCTTTTTCAAGAGAAATCACTTTGGATTTTTGCTCTTTTTCAAGAGATTTGATATATTCGAAAGCAGCTTTTCCGCAAACAGCTTCTATCCTACGCAAATTAGCTCCTATACCTGTTTCAGAAATTATTTTAAAAATCCCTATTATACCTGTTCTGTCAAGATGGGTTCCTCCACAAAGCTCAAGACTATAATTCCCTATCTTTAAAACCCTGACCTTTTCTCCATATTTGCCTTCAAAAAGAGCCTTAGCACCCATTCTTTTAGCTTCCTCAAGGTCCAGCCTGAGAACTTCTACCTTAATGTCTTCCCATATCTTTTCATTAACTATTCTTTCCACTTTCTCTAGCTCTTCATCTGTAAGGGGAGAAAAGTGAGAAAAATCGAAACGAAGTTTATCTGGAGCAACTAAAGATCCTGATTGTTTCACATGAGGACCTAAGACATCATGTAAAGCTTGATGAAGAAGATGAGTTGCTGTATGATGTTTCGCAGTTTCCCTTCTTAAGAGAGCATCCACTTCCACATTAATAATATCTCCTTCCCTTATGCTCCCTTTGATCGGAAAGACCTTATGTACTATTAATCCTTCTATAGGAGAATAAGTATCCTCTATTTTCCCCTCAAAGTTTAAAGAGAAAATTCGTCCTTTATCCCCAACTTGTCCACCCTTTTCAGGATAACATGGGGTTCTATCTAATATAATTTCAAAAAACTCTTTCGATTCAATTACTCTTAAGACTTTTGCTTGGGATTCAAGCTTATCATATCCAAGGAAAAAGGTTTCTCCAATTTCATCTTTAAACCCTCTATATACTTCTTCAGCCATCTTTTTCTTAATACTGCGTCTTGCTCTCTCCTTTTGCTCTTCCATAGCCTTCAGGAACCCTTCTTCATCTACATCAAGTTCATATTCACGAGCCATTTCTTTTGTGAGCTCATAAGGGAAGCCGTAAGTGTCATAAAGCTTAAAAACATCTTCACCTGCTAATATACCAGTATTATTAGACTTAGCTTTTGAGACCATCTCTTCAAACAAGCTAAGCCCATAAGATAGCGTGTTTCTAAATCTTTCCTCTTCTAACAAAATAACTTCTGAGACCAAGCGATGGTTTTCAGTTATTTCTGGATAATCCTTACCCATCATTTCTACAACTTTAGAAACAAGTTCGTGAAGAAAAGGTTTTTCAAAGCCAAGTTTCAAACCACTTACAACAGCTCTGCGTAGTATTCTTCTTAACACATAACCTCTTCCTTCATTAGAAGGCATTATTCCATCAGATATCATAAAGGTAAGTGCCCTAATATGATCGGCTATGATTTTCATGGCTCTATCAGTTTCGATACTATCTCCATATTTAATTCCACATAGGCTTTCTGTCCTCTTTATGATAGGAAAAAGAAGATCTGTTTCAAAATCATTTTTAACACCCTGCATTACAGAAGCAAGCCTTTCTAATCCCATACCTGTATCTATATTTTTTTTAGGTAATGGTTCTAAAGTACCATCTTCCCTCCTGTTATACTGCATAAAGACAAGATTCCAGAGCTCAAGATATCTATCACAATTACACCCAACACCGCAAGTATCTTTACCACAACCAAATTCTTCTCCCTGATCTATTATGATTTCAGAACACGGTCCACACGGCCCCACAGGCCCAACTTTCCAAAAGTTATCTTCCTCTCCCATTCTTATTATTCTTTCTTCTGAAAGACCTACATGCCTATGCCAGATGTCGAAGGCTTCTTCGTCATCTTTATAAATAGTAACCCAAAGTCTTTCTTTAGGTAATTCCAAAACCTCTGTGACGAATTTCCATGCCCAATCTATAGCTTCTTTTTTAAAATAATCTCCAAAAGAGAAATTCCCCAACATTTCAAAAAAAGTGTGATGTCTTGCTGTATATCCTACATTCTCTATATCGTTTGTCCTAACACACTTCTGACATGTAACAGCTCTATTAACAGGAGGAGCCTTTTCTCCAAGAAAGTAAGGCTTAAAGGGAACCATCCCAGCTATTGTAAGGAGTATTGTTGGATCATCAGGAATTAAAGAAAAACTAGGATAAACTTTATGCCCCCGTTCTTCAAAAAAACTAAGAAATATCTTTCTTAGTTCTTGCCCACTATACTTCTTATTTCTCAAAAAATTCTCCCTCCCTTAACAACTTCATAAAGTTTTCCTTCAAATGGAGGTTTTATAATTCCTTTTTCAGTTATTATAGCGCTTATGAGATTTGCTGGTGTGATATCAAAAGCAGGATTATAAGCTTTGATCTCAACAGGAGCAATTTTAACGCCATTTATTTCTTTAACTTCCCTTGGATCTCTTTCTTCTATAGGAATATACTTTCCACAACAAACCTTCATATCTATTGTGGAAGTAGGAGCAGCAACGTAAAAAGGAATACCATGAAATTTTGCTAAAACTGCTAAGGAATATGTACCTATTTTATTAGCTACATCCCCATTAGAAGCTATTCTATCAGCTCCAACTATGATTAAGTCTATCTCTTCTCTAGACATAAGGTATCCAGCCATATTGTCAGTTATAAGAGTCACATCTATACCATCCATCATTAGTTCCCAAGTAGTCAGTCTAGCTCCTTGAAGAACTGGTCTTGTTTCGCTAACAAAGACTTTAACCTTTTTCCCTTGACGATAGGCCATTCTTATAACTCCAAGCGCTGTTCCTAATCCCCCTGTAGCAAGAGCACCGGCATTACAATGTGTTAAAATTCTCGCACTGTCTGGTACAAGCGTAGCTCCATGATTTCCCATAATTTCATTAGCTTTTACATCTTCGTCGTGAATGGCTTTTGCTTCTTCAAGAATTTCCTCCCAGGAAGAAGCTTGTAACGCTTTTCTCTTAATTCTTTCAAGAGCCCAGAAAAGATTGACAGCAGTTGGTCGAGTTTCAGAAAGAACTCTCACTATGTTATCCAAATCTTTGAGGGAATGCTTTTTCAACCCTAAAGCAACACCATAAGCTGCAGCTATACCTATTGCAGGAGCTCCTCTTACTACCATCTCTTTTATAGCTTTAGCAACATCTTCATAATCCTCACACTTTATATATTCTATTACATGAGGAAGCAACTTTTGATTAAGTATATATAAGGAATTATTCTCCCACTTTAAAGCAGGTGGAACCAAAGTTTTTACACCTCCTTTAGTGCGTCAACCACATGAAATGTTAAAAGCCTCCTATTACCAGAAAGAAGCCAATCCACATTAATTTCGCAAGAAATTTCCTTTTTAAATTTACCTTGTTCTAAATCTCTTTTTGAGCTATCAACAAGATAAATAGACGGATTAGCCTTTACCCTTAAAATATATTTACCTTCTAAGAAGATAACTTCATCTATTTCCTTTATAGACAATAATTCTTTCCTTAAAGCTTCCTTAGCTTCCTTCGGCAAAGAAGGACTTACATTAACAAGTGCTATGTTTTTACTTAAAGGTCCTATTATTTTAACATTAGCAAAATCAAATTGGATATTCCTATCTCTTAAAAAGCTTAGAAGGAGATCATTGGTTAAGCAAACTGCTACTCCGTGGTAATTTGGAACAACAAGAGGCTTCCATAAGTGTTTCACTTTACACCCTTCTCTTAAAACTCCTTCTCCTATTCTATAATACCTTACACCAAGCTCTTCTGCAAAGCCTTTTATTTCAGATTTGCTTAAGTTCAAAAGCGGTGCGTATATATCCTTAAAGCGTTTAACTCCTATTCTACTCCAGCTATCTGTCAGATTCGCTCCAGTAACTATTATACTGCCAGGAAACCTTTCTCTTATTATAGCGAGCTTTGTCCTAACACACCGATTGCAAGCTTGTCCTCTTTTATGAACACTTTCGAAGATCTCTTTAGCATTTATAAAAAAATGTTTAACTCCTGTATCATCTGCCACCATTTTTGCAGATACTTTTGAAATATCATAAGTATAGATGCCGTAATCTAAAGTAACAGCCTTTATCTTATCTTTAGGAAGAGCTTTTGAAACTAAATGGAGAGCTAATGAACTGTCCATCCCTCCAGAAAGAGCAACAACAACTTCACATCCATTTAAGGTTTCCTTTACCTCATGAATTAACCTCTCTACGCTCAAGCGGCTCTAACAATCCTCCCTTCCTCAAAGCATTGAGTATACAACTCTTAACATTAGGATTTAGTTTTTCAAGCTCTTCGAGAACCTTTTTCATTTTAACTCTATAGTTTAAGTTAGCATAAGGACACCCACTTTCAACTAAGGGGAGTTTCATTTCTTTGTGGTACAAAGCTATTACATCCTCTCTTATATAAGAAAGAGGCCTTATTATAATGAACTTTCCGCATTCAGATCTGACCCACGGTCTACTGGTTTCAAGAGAACCTGCAAAAAATAAGCTTAACATAAAAGCTGTAACAAGGTCATCAAGATGGTGCCCCAAAGCTATCTTATTACAACCTGCTTTTTCAGCAAGTTCATATAGGATCTTCCTGCGCATAGAACTACACAAAGAGCAAGGATCTTTTTCCTTTTTAATTTCAAGAATTTTTGCTATCTCCGTTTCTACATAGAAAAAAGGTATCTCCCTTTCTTTACAAAATTTTTCTATTAGTTCTGGATTAAACCCCTCCCAACCTATGTTCACTGTAAGACAACAAAGTTCAAATTTTATCGGAGCAAATTTAAGAAGTTTCCAAAGAAGATCTAAAAGAACAAAGCTATCTTTTCCGCCAGAAACAGCAACTCCCACTCTTTCACCATCAAGAATCATTTTATAATCATCCATAGCTTGTCCTAACGGTCTCCAAAGATCATACCTATATCTTAGTCTACCTAAGCATTCTTTTTTATATCTGTTCATTCTAAACCCTCTTCACGAACTATTTTAGCCAAAACTCCATTTATAAACTTACCTGATTCTTCGGTTCCATATTTTTTAGCAAGCTCTACAGCTTCATTTATAGCAACAGAAAGTGGAACATCCTCCCTTCGTCTAAGAATTTCATAAATGGCTATCCTCAATATGTTTCTATCAACGGAAGCCATCCTATCTATTTTCCATCCAACAGTATGCTTTTCTATAAGCTGATCTATCTCCGCTTTCAAATCAAGGACTCCTTTAACTATCTCTTCTGTAAAAGTTTTTACCTCTGGAAGCTCCAAATCTAAAGGAAGTCCTTTTAGCGCCTTATCATAGGTTAAATTAGACCTAAAGTCGAACTGAAAGAGTATTTGTAGGGCCAATTCTCTCCCTCTTCTTCTTTTCAATGTTCTTTTTTATACCTCCCCTTCTCTTTCCTCCTCTTTCTTACCAAGGTGAATACCCTGAACAGTAACATTCACTTCCCTAACCTTATAACCTGTCATTTCCTCAATGGTATTTTTGATTTTTTCCTGAACTTCTAAAACTAGATTAGGTATTCTCATACCATATTCAACAGTTAATGATAAATCAACACTCACCTCTCCTTCTTCCACTTCCACTTTAACGCCACGTGGCGCTGGTCTTTTGCCAAACTTCTCAGCAAGCTCTTCTATAAAGCTACCACCCGTAGCCGGTTTTATCCCTCTTACTTCTGCTAATGCCATAGCAACGATAGTAGCTATAACATCCTCATTTATCTTAATCTCTCCTCTGATCTCATGGGGTTTGTTTTCCATTTCCACTTTCTTCACCCTCTCTAAAAATTACCACCTTACCGCAAACAGGACATCTTACTTCTTCTTCGGAGTAAAGCTCCTCTGCAGGAACAAAAAACATCTCTCCACAATTAGAACACTCTAACTCCTCAAATTCCTCCTCTAAAGTTTCTTCTTTTCCTAAAACTTCCCTCTCTAAATTTGCTAAATCATCATCAATAGATTCCACATACTCCTCAAGATCAAGTTGGTTTTTCTCAAGTTCCTCAACTGTGAAAGCCATCTCATCCAAGGCATCTACTATCAATTCTATAACTTCTGCAAAATTTTTCTCATTTACTCCTCCTCCTTTAATAAAACCCTTAATATAAGCTACCTTTTCTTTTAAAGACATAAAACTCCCTCCTTTGATATTGGCGTTAAAATTTCTACTGCTCCTTTTCTAATCACTATAGTATCTTCTATACGGATCCCAAACTCACCTCTCAAGTATACACCAGGTTCTATAGTTATTACCATTCCTTCCTCTAAAACTTCTTCACTATTTAATGAAAGTTTCGGCATTTCATGAATCTCAAGCCCAACCCCATGCCCCAAAGAATGTTTGAAAAACTCCTTCCAGCTTCCAAGTAGTTTCAGAGAAAGCTCATATAATTTCTTAGCCTCCATGCCAACTTTAATACTTCTAAGAACCTCTTCCTGAACTTCTTTAACAAGTTTATAGATTTCCATAAGTTTAGTAGGGACTTTTCCTAACAAAAGCGTCCTTGTTACATCTACATTATAGCCATCGTATGTAACACCGTAGTCGCAAATAATACAATCTCCCACATTTAAGGTTTTTAGTGAAGGACGAGAATGAGGCTTAGCGGCATTTTCATTAGCAGCTATGATAAATGGAAAAGCTCTATCTTCACCACCTATACTTTTAAGGAAAGCTTCTAGTTGAATCTCTATCTCTCTTTCTGAAATACCTGGTTTTAACTTCTCCAATAGCCATTCATATCCTCTTGAAACTATTTCTCCAGCCTTGCGAATTTTTTCTATCTCCTCATCACTTTTAATTTTTCTTAATTCTTCTATTCCGCTTGGAATAGGACAAACCCCGAAACTTGAACTAATTTTTTCAAAGAATTCATAACTAACAAATCTTGACTCGATTGCAACTTTTTTGACAGCCCTTTTCTTAAGCCTATCTATAACGAAATCTAAAAGGGAAAAGCTGTTAGGGACTTCATAAACTTTACAATCTCTTATAGATTCTTTTTCTGCATCTTCTAAACATCTAAAGTCTGTAAAAAGTTCTATAGAATCCTCCATCAATAGTACTAAAGCTGCTTCTCCTCTATAACCAGTTAGATACCTTATATTTACCGGTTTAGATATAATATATGCCTCGCAACCTTTTAAGGCAGCTATATTAAAAGCCTTTTGCCATCTCTTCACCTTGAGAGTCCCCCAATAAGCTGAAATAATGGCATAAATACAGAAATAGCTATAAAACCAACAACTAAACCAATAAAAACTACGAGAACCGGTTCTATCAAAGAGGATATTCCCTTTATATCGTTGTCTATTTCCTCATCATAGAAGTCAGCTACTTTATGGAGCATTTCGTCGAGGTTACCTGTTTCCTCCCCCACTGCCATCATATGAGTTAGCATTGGAGGGAAAATACCAGTTACTAATATAGATTCGGCCAAGCTCTGTCCCTCTTGGACTCTATCTTTAGCTGAAGCCACAGCTTTACTTATAACTTTATTTCCAACAACCTTAGAAACCATTTCAATAGAATCAAGCACTGGAACCGCTGCTGCACTTAAAACAGCTAGGGTTCTTGAAAACCTAACCATTGCAACTTTGTAAGTTAATTTACCAATTATGGGTAACTTAAGTTTAATATTATCAATAAAAAAAGAGGTTTTTTCATGTCTCTTAAGAAGTTTTACCAATATCCACAAAAAAAGCGGAATAAGTAAAAGCTTATAGTAATTGAACTCTAACCAATGAGTAAAAGACATAAGAATTCTAGTAGGAGCAGGAAGTGGAACACCAATGCTTTCGAGTATAGATACAAACCTAGGTACTATAAAAGTTACAAGCATAAAGATTATGATTATAGCTAATGACAGAACAAAAACAGGATATCGCATTGCAGTTTTAATACGCATGGTTAAAGCACTTTCTCTTTCCAAGTGAGAAGCTAATCTTTCTAAAACTTCATCTAGCACACCACCCGCTTCTCCAGCTTTAATTAAATTAACATAAAGTTCATCAAAAAGCTCTTCGTGTTTAGACATCGCTTCAGCAAGAAAGCTGCCTTCTTCCACATCTCTTTTTATGAACCGCAAAGCCATTCTTAGATTTCGATTAGCTGTTTGTTGAGATAATATATCCAACGCTGCTACCACGGTCATGCCAGCTTTTATCATCGTTGAAAGTTGTCTACTTAAGATAGCAATGTCTCTTATAGATACACGCCTTGAAACAAAAGTCTTTCTCTTCGTAACATCAGAAGAAGCCCTCTTTTCTTCTTTTATATATATTGGAAATAAACCTTCTTCCCTTAACTTATAATAAAGAGTTTTTTCATCTTCTGTTTCTCTTCTTCCCTCAACTATTTCTCCTTTAAAACTTTTAGCTCTATAAAAATAAAGAGGCACTTTTAATCACCTTTATATGCTTATTAATTTTTCAAGGATATCTGGATTATGAGCAAATTCCATAGCTATCTCTTTTTCTATTAAACCGCTTTTATAGAGCTTTGCTATAGCTTGATCCATAGTTTGCATTCCAAACTTAGCTCCTGTTTGAATAACAGAATATATCTGAGCAATTTTCCCTTCTCTTATTAGATTTCTTACAGCTGGAGTTGCTATCATAACTTCGGCAGCTACTATCCGACCTCCTCCTTTTTTAGGAAGAAGTTGTTGTGAGATGATTCCTTGAATGACATTAGCAAGTTGCACTCTTACCTGATTCTGCTGATGAGCCGGAAAAACATCTATTATCCTATCTATAGTTTGAGGAGTATCAGGAGTATGAAGAGTAGTCATAACAAGATGACCCGTTTCCGCAGCTGTTATAGCTATGGAAATCGTCTCAAGATCTCTCATTTCGCCAATTAGTATAACATCAGGATCTTGTCTCAAAGCATGTCTAAGAGCAGAAGCAAAACTTTGACTATCTACTCCTACCTCTCTTTGAACTATAAGGCTTTTTTTGTGCTTATGAACATATTCTATAGGGTCTTCTATGGTTATTATTTTACGAGAAGTATTCTCGTTTATATAATCTATCATAGCAGCTAAAGTGGTGTTTTTCCCACTACCAGTAGGACCGGTCACGAGTACTAATCCCCTAAGCTTCATAGCTAAATCTTTAAGTATTAGAGGAAGCTTTAACTCTTCTATGGTTCTTATTCTATTAGGAATCAACCTTATAGATGCGCCTGGTGCTCCTCTATGGTAAAATAAGTTTACACGGTAACGAGCCTTATCCTTTATTTCATAAGCAAAATCAAGTTCTTTGTTTTCTTCAAATAGTTTCCTTTTAAAAGGATCTAATATTTCAGTTATAAGTCTTTCGATTTCCTCTGAGGAAAGCTTATTCCATTCCCTAACCGGCTGAAGTCTACCATGTATTCTATAAACAGGCTCTATACCTAAAGCTAGATGCAGATCAGAAGCATCAAGTTCTATCATCTTCAACATGAGATCTACAAGACTACTCATCAGGACGTCACCCTCAAAACTTCCTCAGGAGTAGTGATACCAGCCTTTACCTTTCTTATACCATCTTCTCTAATAGTTATCATTCCCTCCTTAATAGCCTGAATCCTTATCTTAGAAGCAGGAGCTCTTTCTATAGTCAAACGTTGAGTTTCTTCGCTTACTAACATTATTTCAAATATTCCAGTTCTACCTTTATAACCGGTATTTCCACATTCTTCGCATCCCTTACCTAAATAATAGGATACCAAAGATTCAAACTTCTCAGCTATTATAATATTTTTTTCTCCAACTGCATGAATCTCTTTGCAGCTAGGGCATATTTTTCTAACAAGACGTTGAGCTATAACACCAATTAAGGAAGAAGCAACAAGGTATGGCTCAATTCCCATATCTACAAGTCTTGTAATGCTACTTGGAGCATCATTAGTATGGAGTGTAGAAAGAACAAGATGACCAGTCAATGCAGATCTTATAGCTATCTCTGCTGTTTCTTTATCCCTTATCTCTCCTATCATTATTACATCTGGGTCTTGCCTCAAAACATGCCTAAGTATATTGGAAAAAGTCAATCCTATCTTTTCATTAACTTGAACCTGATTTATACCCTCAAGCTGATACTCTACGGGTTCTTCTACAGTAATGATGTTCTTTTCCACAGTGTTCAGTTCCTTTAGCATAGAATACAATGTAGTAGTCTTACCACTCCCTGTAGGACCAGTTACAAGTATCATTCCATAAGGTTTAGAAAGCAAACTTTTCACCTTTTCAAGCGCATCTTCCCAAAAACCCAGTTTTTCCAAACCAATTAAAACATCATCTCGATTAAGGATTCTCATTACTATCTTTTCACCAAAAATGGTGGGAAGGCTTGAAACCCTTAAATCTATATCTCTTCCATTATTTGATATGAGCACCCTACCGTCTTGAGGTAACCTTTTTTCAGCTATATTCATGCCAGCCATAACTTTTATTCTAGTAGTTATTAAAGGATGAATACCTTTATGAAGGACCATGACTTTCCGCAAAACACCATCAATTCTAAACCTAATAACTATATTATCTTCTTGAGGTTCTATATGAATATCACTTGCTCTTTCAAGCAAAGCTTGGGATATAATTCCATTAACTACCTGAATTATAGGAGCAAGCTCATCTTCAGTAACTGTTATATCTGTAGAGGGTTCTTCTTTAGTTTCTATTTTTTCACGTATCAAAGCATCAACTTTACCCTTCATTCCGTAAAGCTCTTCTATAAGCTGTTTAATCTCACTCCCTGATGCTACAGCTACTTCTATATCATATCCAGTTAAAAGGGATAACTCATCTTTAGCTACTACATTCAAAGGATCAGACATAGCGACAAAGAGTTTATTGTTTTTTATCTCAATAGGGATTAAAACATGTCTTCTTGCAAAGCTTTCAGGAACTAAACTCAAAACTTTAGGGTCTATCTTCTCTTTCCTAATGGAAACAAATGGTATATTAAGTTGCTTAGCAATAACAGAAGCAATTTCCTTTTCAGTTAAAATACCCTGCTTCGCTAAAACAACACCAAGCCTCTCTCCTGTCTTTTTCTGCTCTTCAAGAGCTTTATCTAATTGAGAACGCGTTATAGCTCCTGCTTCTAAAAGCAACTCTCCTAGTCTTTTTCTTTCCTTCAAGGATAAACACCTAATCCTTTAATATTCTCGGGGTTACAATAAGAACAACTTCCTCTCTTGTGCGAGAATGTGTTTCGCTTCTGAAGAACATACCTATAAATGGTATATCCCCAAGCAAGGGAACTTTAAAGAGATTCTTTATATCCTCTTCTGTTATTAAACCTCCAATTATGATAGGCTGTCCATCTTTGACCCTCAGTTTTGTCGTAACTTTCCTATGTCCGATTTCTGGGATTCTTTGACCAGCATATTCTACCCACCTTGTTATTATACTCACATCTATATCTATATCAAGGGTTATTTTATCATCTTCACCAATGTAAGGCGTAATAATAAGCTGTGGTCCATAAGTTATTGTTTCCCACTTTTGAGTTATCGTTCTCTCTCCATTCTGTATCTCCTCCACTCTGCTATAGTATTTATAATCTCTCGTTAAGTTAATTACTGCCTTTAAACCACTTAAAGTGGCCACACTTGGGCTTGCTAAAACCTTCGCCTTACCAGAAGAAATCCAGGCATTTATAGTAGCATCAAAAGCAGCAGACGCTGCCATATCGCTACTGTAGCTTATAGTTATCTGAGAAGAAGGATCCACACTTATGTTATAAAACTTTCCTTTAGAAATATTAGACAGAACAACGCCAAGGCTTTTACCGCTTTCTAGGGAAACTCCCACAAGTTTTGCCTCAACCATTACCTGAGGGACTTCCCTGTCTAATAGCTTAATCGTATCCTCAACCTTTTTAATGTCTGCTTGGGATCCTTGAACTATAAGTGCGTTCATTCTTGAGTCAATTACAATATTTTCTACACCAGTTATAGAAGAAACAGTTTTTGCTATATCTGAAGCTATAGCGTTCGAGAGTAAAAAAACTTTTGTATCTTTTTTATCAAATAATTCTCGAAGTCTCTCTTCTTTTGCAACAATAAGCGTATTACCAAGATTTCTATAACTTAATCCTGAGATTTTAAGCACCCAATCGAAAGCTTGCGCAAAAGGAATATCTTTAAAGCTAACCGTAATTTTTCCTGATACTTCCTGATCAAGAATTATATTTATTTCCACAGCTTTAGCAAGCGCTCTAAAAATATCTCTTATATCTGCATCTCTAAACTCTAAACTTACCTTCCTTGAAGCCCATCCTTCGGTTGAATAAGATTCAGTTTTCCTTTCTTTAGGTACAACTTCTTCTTTAGCTTTCGGGAAAAAGTTAATTACAAGTTCCCTTCCTGAAAAGAAGTTTTCAAGTTTGTAGTTAACTTTCTCAGCTTCAAGACTGACTATTAGCCTAGCTATATGAGGAGTAAATTGCTCTAGGCTAAAACCTGAGACACCAAAAGCATTTAAAGTCTGACTAAAGCTAGCATCTCTAAAGACAAAACCTTGAAAATCTAA
This portion of the Synergistota bacterium genome encodes:
- a CDS encoding type IV pilus twitching motility protein PilT, yielding MSSLVDLMLKMIELDASDLHLALGIEPVYRIHGRLQPVREWNKLSSEEIERLITEILDPFKRKLFEENKELDFAYEIKDKARYRVNLFYHRGAPGASIRLIPNRIRTIEELKLPLILKDLAMKLRGLVLVTGPTGSGKNTTLAAMIDYINENTSRKIITIEDPIEYVHKHKKSLIVQREVGVDSQSFASALRHALRQDPDVILIGEMRDLETISIAITAAETGHLVMTTLHTPDTPQTIDRIIDVFPAHQQNQVRVQLANVIQGIISQQLLPKKGGGRIVAAEVMIATPAVRNLIREGKIAQIYSVIQTGAKFGMQTMDQAIAKLYKSGLIEKEIAMEFAHNPDILEKLISI
- a CDS encoding secretin and TonB N-terminal domain-containing protein, whose product is MKLFKVMSSVGMALFLLFIFSREAIAATKRIEKVEVYPTVEWVKLVIYLSHPAKPDIIWLPGDRERMVISFESFNYRATLRKLPLRRSDVWEVRGGQYTKREARIVVEFSSTRLPYRASESENGKVLVYYFYPSTPRERITSIDAKIFSIEDVKASIMENGLKIVVKGEAPLNPRINWIKGDRGEDRMILDFQGFVFRDASFSQTLNAFGVSGFSLEQFTPHIARLIVSLEAEKVNYKLENFFSGRELVINFFPKAKEEVVPKERKTESYSTEGWASRKVSLEFRDADIRDIFRALAKAVEINIILDQEVSGKITVSFKDIPFAQAFDWVLKISGLSYRNLGNTLIVAKEERLRELFDKKDTKVFLLSNAIASDIAKTVSSITGVENIVIDSRMNALIVQGSQADIKKVEDTIKLLDREVPQVMVEAKLVGVSLESGKSLGVVLSNISKGKFYNISVDPSSQITISYSSDMAASAAFDATINAWISSGKAKVLASPSVATLSGLKAVINLTRDYKYYSRVEEIQNGERTITQKWETITYGPQLIITPYIGEDDKITLDIDIDVSIITRWVEYAGQRIPEIGHRKVTTKLRVKDGQPIIIGGLITEEDIKNLFKVPLLGDIPFIGMFFRSETHSRTREEVVLIVTPRILKD
- a CDS encoding GspE/PulE family protein → MKERKRLGELLLEAGAITRSQLDKALEEQKKTGERLGVVLAKQGILTEKEIASVIAKQLNIPFVSIRKEKIDPKVLSLVPESFARRHVLIPIEIKNNKLFVAMSDPLNVVAKDELSLLTGYDIEVAVASGSEIKQLIEELYGMKGKVDALIREKIETKEEPSTDITVTEDELAPIIQVVNGIISQALLERASDIHIEPQEDNIVIRFRIDGVLRKVMVLHKGIHPLITTRIKVMAGMNIAEKRLPQDGRVLISNNGRDIDLRVSSLPTIFGEKIVMRILNRDDVLIGLEKLGFWEDALEKVKSLLSKPYGMILVTGPTGSGKTTTLYSMLKELNTVEKNIITVEEPVEYQLEGINQVQVNEKIGLTFSNILRHVLRQDPDVIMIGEIRDKETAEIAIRSALTGHLVLSTLHTNDAPSSITRLVDMGIEPYLVASSLIGVIAQRLVRKICPSCKEIHAVGEKNIIIAEKFESLVSYYLGKGCEECGNTGYKGRTGIFEIMLVSEETQRLTIERAPASKIRIQAIKEGMITIREDGIRKVKAGITTPEEVLRVTS
- a CDS encoding Xaa-Pro peptidase family protein, coding for MKRWQKAFNIAALKGCEAYIISKPVNIRYLTGYRGEAALVLLMEDSIELFTDFRCLEDAEKESIRDCKVYEVPNSFSLLDFVIDRLKKRAVKKVAIESRFVSYEFFEKISSSFGVCPIPSGIEELRKIKSDEEIEKIRKAGEIVSRGYEWLLEKLKPGISEREIEIQLEAFLKSIGGEDRAFPFIIAANENAAKPHSRPSLKTLNVGDCIICDYGVTYDGYNVDVTRTLLLGKVPTKLMEIYKLVKEVQEEVLRSIKVGMEAKKLYELSLKLLGSWKEFFKHSLGHGVGLEIHEMPKLSLNSEEVLEEGMVITIEPGVYLRGEFGIRIEDTIVIRKGAVEILTPISKEGVLCL
- a CDS encoding type II secretion system F family protein, yielding MPLYFYRAKSFKGEIVEGRRETEDEKTLYYKLREEGLFPIYIKEEKRASSDVTKRKTFVSRRVSIRDIAILSRQLSTMIKAGMTVVAALDILSQQTANRNLRMALRFIKRDVEEGSFLAEAMSKHEELFDELYVNLIKAGEAGGVLDEVLERLASHLERESALTMRIKTAMRYPVFVLSLAIIIIFMLVTFIVPRFVSILESIGVPLPAPTRILMSFTHWLEFNYYKLLLIPLFLWILVKLLKRHEKTSFFIDNIKLKLPIIGKLTYKVAMVRFSRTLAVLSAAAVPVLDSIEMVSKVVGNKVISKAVASAKDRVQEGQSLAESILVTGIFPPMLTHMMAVGEETGNLDEMLHKVADFYDEEIDNDIKGISSLIEPVLVVFIGLVVGFIAISVFMPLFQLIGGLSR